The following coding sequences lie in one Panicum virgatum strain AP13 chromosome 6N, P.virgatum_v5, whole genome shotgun sequence genomic window:
- the LOC120677502 gene encoding patatin-like protein 2, whose amino-acid sequence MAPVYGAGLGASGPGGLTLNPVAERALTRGASTLSTPISPPPAFGSMVTVLSIDGGGVRGVIPGTILAFLEEKLQEMDGPDARIADYFDVIAGTSTGGLIAAMLTAPDKEGRPLFAAKDIIDFYLQHCPKIFPAGCGGPLGLFKNMLGPKYDGKYLRSIVRELLGDTKVSQALRNVVIPTFDIKLLQPAIFSRYDAMNDVSKDALLSDVCISTSAAPTYLPGHQFETKDKDGKPRAFNLIDGGVAANNPTLLAMTHVSKQILLGCKDFFPIKPADYGKFMVLSLGTGSAKVEEKFDAVQSSKWGLLGWVYNKGATPIIDSFSLASADLVDIHASVLFQALRSEKSYLRIQDDELTGDTASVDVATRENLDRLVGVGRALLTRPACKVNMETGKNEPDGDRGTNEKELIHFAKMLVDERRARLKKKGNSTLAL is encoded by the exons ATGGCGCCGGTGTACGGCGCGGGGCTCGGAGCGAGCGGGCCTGGCGGCCTGACGCTGAACCCGGTGGCGGAACGGGCGCTCACCCGCGGCGCGTCCACGCTGTCGACGCCCATATCGCCGCCGCCAGCGTTCGGGAGCATGGTCACCGTGCTCAGCATCGAcgggggcggcgtgcgcggggtCATCCCGGGCACCATCCTCGCCTTCCTCGAGGAGAAGCTGCAG GAGATGGACGGGCCGGACGCGAGGATCGCGGACTACTTCGACGTGATCGCCGGGACGAGCACCGGCGGGCTGATCGCCGCCATGCTCACGGCGCCCGACAAGGAGGGCCGCCCGCTCTTCGCCGCCAAGGACATCATCGACTTCTACCTCCAGCACTGCCCCAAGATCTTCCCAGCCGGCTG CGGCGGTCCTCTGGGCCTGTTCAAGAACATGTTGGGCCCCAAGTACGACGGCAAGTACCTCCGCTCCATCGTCCGGGAGCTCCTCGGCGACACCAAGGTCAGCCAGGCGCTCAGGAACGTCGTCATCCCGACCTTCGACATCAAGCTCCTCCAGCCCGCCATCTTCTCCAGATACGAC GCCATGAACGATGTCTCCAAGGACGCTCTGCTCTCCGACGTGTGCATCAgcacctccgccgcgccgacctACCTCCCGGGGCACCAGTTCGAGACCAAGGACAAGGACGGCAAGCCCCGGGCCTTCAACCTCATCGATGGAGGCGTCGCCGCAAACAATCCG ACGCTGCTGGCGATGACGCACGTGAGCAAGCAGATCCTCCTGGGCTGCAAGGACTTCTTCCCCATCAAGCCGGCGGACTACGGCAAGTTCATGGTGCTGTCGCTGGGCACCGGCTCCGCCAAGGTCGAGGAGAAGTTCGACGCGGTGCAGTCCAGCAAGTGGGGGCTCCTGGGGTGGGTCTACAACAAGGGCGCCACGCCGATCATCGACAGCTTCAGCCTGGCCAGCGCCGACCTCGTCGACATCCACGCCTCCGTGCTCTTCCAGGCACTGCGCTCCGAGAAGAGCTACCTCCGGATCCAGGACGACGAGCTCACGGGCGACACCGCGTCCGTCGACGTCGCCACCAGGGAGAACCTGGACCGCCTCGTCGGCGTCGGCAGGGCGCTGCTGACGAGGCCGGCGTGCAAGGTGAACATGGAGACCGGCAAGAACGAGCCGGACGGCGACAGGGGCACCAACGAGAAGGAGCTCATCCATTTCGCCAAGATGCTGGTGGATGAGCGCCGGGCCAGGCTCAAGAAGAAGGGCAACAGCACCCTGGCCCTGTAA
- the LOC120679558 gene encoding phosphoglycerate mutase-like protein 4, translating into MLWRLPASTLLPPLPAPPAPSIASLAASLPSPASAVAASPPPSRTREFPADPPGMSSSASSAEGYPAAGGDFTEVVIVRHGETSWNASRIIQGHMDAELNDIGRQQAVAVAHRLSREVKAAAIYSSDLKRAAETAQTIARICNLPNVLFDPALRERHIGDLQGMKFQDAATERPEAYKAFVSHKRNQPIPGGGESLDQLSERCVSCLYNIVEKHKGERVIVVSHGGTIRELYRHASPTRPLHGKIHNTSVSVILVSGTTGRCIVKTCGDVSHLQEAGAGVLENAFGGDKNSA; encoded by the exons ATGCTCTGGCGCCTCCCAGCGAGCACGCttctgccgccgctgcccgcgccgcccgccccctCGATCGCGTccctcgccgcctccctcccctctccggcctccgccgtcgccgcgtccccccccccctcccggacCCGCGAATTTCCCGCAGATCCGCCGGGGATGTCGTCGTCCGCTTCCAGCGCCGAGGGGTACCCCGCCGCAGGCGGCGACTTCACGGAGGTCGTGATCGTGCGGCACGGGGAGACGTCATGGAACGCCTCGCGCATCATACAG GGACACATGGATGCAGAGCTGAATGATATTGGAAGGCAGCAAGCTGTCGCG GTCGCCCATCGGCTTTCTAGAGAAGTGAAAGCAGCTGCTATATACTCATCTGATCTAAAGCGAGCAGCAGAGACTGCCCaaacaattgcaagaatctGCAATCTACCAAAT GTTTTGTTCGATCCAGCACTAAGAGAAAGACACATTGGAGATCTGCAGGGCATGAAGTTTCAAGATGCTGCTACAGAGAGGCCAGAGGCTTACAAAGCTTTTGTGTCCCACAAGAGAAACCAACCAATTCCT GGTGGTGGAGAGAGTCTTGATCAACTGTCAGAACGATGTGTGTCCTGCTTGTACAACATTGTTGAGAAACACAAAG GTGAGCGAGTGATCGTTGTCTCGCACGGCGGCACCATCAGGGAACTCTACCGGCACGCCAGCCCCACGAGGCCGCTCCACGGTAAGATCCACAACACGTCGGTGAGCGTGATCCTCGTGTCCGGCACCACCGGCCGCTGCATCGTCAAGACGTGCGGAGACGTCAGTCACCTtcaggaggccggcgccggcgtcctggagAACGCCTTCGGCGGCGATAAGAACTCCGCCTGA